The following DNA comes from Bacillota bacterium.
AACACTTTTACTTTCATAGTGATGGTAACATCGGACCAATTATTGATCTTTTGCTGGAAGCAGGATTTGAAGGGTTTAACCCCCTGGAACCGAGGAGCGGACTGGGGCTTGTCAAGTTAAGAGAAAAGTATGGTAAAAAGATAGTCTTTTTTGGAGGAGTTTGCAATACAGAAATACTGCCCTGTGGGAACAAGGAGGAAATTAAAGCCCATGTAATGCCTCTTTTGGAAATGGGTAGAGAAGGAGGTGTAATTCTGGGAACCCATACAATTGCAAAGGATGTAACTCCTGAGGCTTATGAATATTATATGAGCCTTGTAAAACAGTTTGGAGTATATTTATAAAACCTATTTTAACATGTTCAAATACAATATAACATATTTACTTAATAAGCAGACTCTGAAATAATTATGATGGTTAAACTTTTTATAATATATAGTATAAATGTTTTTTTTGGGGGAGGTTGTTCTAATTGAGCAGAAAAGTAAAAATTGCAACAGTTTCATTTCTTATTGATAATGAATCAAAAATACCCGGTACTAATATAAATCGTGCTTTAGCCTTGGTTGATAAGGCAGCAAAATACAACCCCGACCTCATTGTGTTTCCAGAAGAATTTGATATCTATGCTTTATCCCCTGAAGACGTAAAAAAGGCTGGTGAAATTGTACCCGGGGGACCAATCCAGCAGGAATTTGCCAAAAAAGCAAAGCAATCTAACACTAATATTGTAATTGATATTAGGGAAATTGATGGAGATTTGAAATATAATACAGGTATAGTTATAAATAGAAAAGGAGAATATGTAGGGAAATATAGGAAGTCCCATTTAGCCCCCGGAGAGGAGATGGACGTACGGGCTGGAGATGAATATCCGGTGTTTGAGCTTGATTTTGGAAAGATTGGCATTACTATATGTATGGATATACATTACCCTGAAATTTTCAGGAT
Coding sequences within:
- a CDS encoding carbon-nitrogen hydrolase family protein, with protein sequence MSRKVKIATVSFLIDNESKIPGTNINRALALVDKAAKYNPDLIVFPEEFDIYALSPEDVKKAGEIVPGGPIQQEFAKKAKQSNTNIVIDIREIDGDLKYNTGIVINRKGEYVGKYRKSHLAPGEEMDVRAGDEYPVFELDFGKIGITICMDIHYPEIFRILALQGADIIVHPTMWIDYTGNLCESLVNARAIDNQVYIVTSHYVEMPYLSGRAMGHSRIVDPYGRTRADTGHRPGIAVAEVDLDEVYEYWATGELKKRLPTLKDCFLGLRKPETYGILTRPDRENNWKLKSPLLYAKE